The window CCGTGGCGGCGGGCGTCGTTGCCACCGAATGGGTCGGCGCTTGATAATTGGGGCCAGCGGTCGCGCAGGCGGCGAGGCTCAGCGCCAGTAGCGGCGCGAAAAGCGGCTTAGCCATGACGCGCCTCCTTCGCCGGCTCGACCGTCACCGTCGCCGTTCGCCCCGCGATCAGGCGCACGTCAGCGGGCACATGATCGAGCCGCACGCGCACCGGAATACGCTGCGCCAGCCGCACCCACGAGAAGGTCGGCTCGACCGAGGGGAGCAGATTGCCGCTGTCGGTGCGGCTGGTGTCGTTGATGCCATAAGCGATGCTTTCGACATGGCCGGTGACATCGCTCGCCTCGCCCATCAGCCGCACATGCACCGGGGCGCCGATGCGGATCAGCGGCAGCTTGGTCTCCTCGAAATAGCCTTCGACGCGCAGCGAATCCCGGTCGATCACCGCCATCGCCTGCTGCCCGGCCGCGACATAATCGCCGGGGTGGAGATCGAGATTGGTGACGACGCCGTTGACCGATGCGGTGATGCGCGTGCGCTTCAGGTTGAGCGCGGCGGCGTCGCGCGCGCTGATCGCCTGTGCGAG is drawn from Sphingomonas crocodyli and contains these coding sequences:
- a CDS encoding HlyD family secretion protein encodes the protein MNRLAALLTRSAATIAIVIAALFVAVWMWTHYERSPWTRDGRVRADVVRVTPDIGGLVTSVSVRDNQAVKAGDPLFVIDTPRYALALRQAEAQVASARATLGQARRTAKRDLALGDLVATESHEQNLAAVATAEAALAQAISARDAAALNLKRTRITASVNGVVTNLDLHPGDYVAAGQQAMAVIDRDSLRVEGYFEETKLPLIRIGAPVHVRLMGEASDVTGHVESIAYGINDTSRTDSGNLLPSVEPTFSWVRLAQRIPVRVRLDHVPADVRLIAGRTATVTVEPAKEARHG